Proteins found in one Candidatus Baltobacteraceae bacterium genomic segment:
- a CDS encoding universal stress protein, protein MIYSDGTITITLAGAIIALIIAFAIGSTIWWMLHPPASFVQKMAKEAASELERMVGSIIVVFSADILSTHMMALAAKLARGERSELLVIYVIEVPYTLPPDAEMPLEERAALDALGTAETIASASDVSIRTEIIKARSVKQAVLDLAKRERANLIIVGSFREGKYTGAPLGRTIEEIAADAKCDVLIGVEGKHGTLLYEEPGPPGPPTP, encoded by the coding sequence ATGATCTATTCCGACGGCACGATCACCATCACGCTCGCCGGCGCGATCATCGCGCTCATCATCGCTTTTGCGATCGGCTCGACGATCTGGTGGATGCTGCATCCGCCGGCGTCGTTCGTACAGAAGATGGCCAAAGAGGCGGCCAGCGAGCTCGAGCGGATGGTCGGGTCGATCATCGTGGTCTTTTCGGCCGATATTCTTTCGACGCATATGATGGCATTGGCCGCCAAGCTCGCGCGCGGCGAGCGATCCGAACTGCTCGTGATCTATGTGATCGAGGTTCCGTACACGCTGCCGCCCGATGCGGAGATGCCGCTCGAGGAGCGCGCCGCACTCGACGCGCTTGGGACGGCCGAGACGATCGCGAGCGCAAGCGACGTGTCGATTCGCACGGAAATCATCAAAGCCCGATCGGTCAAACAGGCGGTACTCGACCTGGCAAAACGCGAAAGGGCAAACCTGATCATCGTCGGATCGTTCCGCGAGGGGAAGTACACCGGAGCGCCGCTCGGGCGCACGATCGAAGAAATCGCCGCCGACGCCAAGTGCGACGTACTCATCGGTGTCGAAGGCAAGCACGGGACACTGCTCTACGAAGAACCGGGACCGCCTGGTCCACCCACGCCGTAA